The following coding sequences lie in one Aspergillus luchuensis IFO 4308 DNA, chromosome 8, nearly complete sequence genomic window:
- a CDS encoding TDT family transporter (COG:P;~EggNog:ENOG410PI7D;~InterPro:IPR004695,IPR038665;~PFAM:PF03595;~TransMembrane:10 (i30-48o54-79i100-124o130-155i167-190o196-222i234-257o277-298i310-329o341-365i);~go_component: GO:0016021 - integral component of membrane [Evidence IEA];~go_process: GO:0055085 - transmembrane transport [Evidence IEA]), whose translation MMTGQNTNNPCELTKHDTGWRRVVRHFTPSWFSVTMGTGIVSILLNTLPYNGQWLYWISVVLFAFNVLLFTIGCIITFLRYTLYPEIFFAMIKHPVQSMFIGTFPMGFATIINMFCFVCVPAWGDWTRNFAWGLWIFDAIFSVITALSLPFLLMAHGTEMQLSSMTAVWLLPIVSCIVAASSGAIVADVLPNPQHALWTVLVSYVLWGIGLPLALMVMVIYLQRLTLHKLPPKAVIVSVFLPLGPLGQGGFGIMKLGQAAQEIFPKTQTLEAASGPIFYTMGFMVALILWSFGLVWLFFALASIARSKSFPFNIGWWGFTFPLGVYATSTCQMGKELPSEFFRVLGTILSLCVVVLWIVVSIGTLRGVVSGRLFFAPCLGDLKAREDENKDGTKAA comes from the exons ATGATGACCGGACAAAATACCAATAACCCGTGCGAACTCACCAAGCATGATACGGGTTGGCGACGAGTAGTTCGTCATTTCACGCCGTC TTGGTTTTCGGTTACTATGGGCACGGGCATCGTGTCTATTCtactcaacaccctcccttACAATGGCCAGTGGCTATACTGGATTTCAGTCGTCTTATTTGCCTTCAATGTCCTTCTTTTCACCATAGGGTGTATCATCACCTTCCTTCGCTATACCTTATATCCGGAGATATTCTTCGCCATGATCAAGcatccagtccagtccatgTTCATAGGAACGTTCCCTATGGGATTCGCGACTATCATCAATATGTTCTGTTTCGTCTGTGTTCCAGCCTGGGGTGACTGGACGCGGAACTTTGCCTGGGGCTTATGGATCTTTGATGCGATCTTTTCGGTCATCACTGCTCTCTCCCTACCCTTCTTACT AATGGCTCACGGAACCGAAATGCAACTCTCATCCATGACAGCCGTCTGGCTCCTCCCCATCGTCAGCTGCATTGTCGCAGCTTCATCAGGGGCCATCGTAGCTGACGTGCTCCCCAATCCACAGCACGCTCTCTGGACCGTGCTCGTGAGCTACGTCCTCTGGGGCATCGGATTACCCCTGGCactgatggtgatggtgatttACCTACAGCGACTGACGCTGCACAAATTACCTCCTAAAGCGGTGATCGTGAGCGTGTTCCTTCCCCTGGGACCTCTTGGTCAGGGCGGCTTCGG TATAATGAAACTGGGCCAAGCGGCGCAGGAAATCTTCCCAAAGACACAAACCCTCGAAGCAGCATCCGGTCCGATCTTCTATACCATGGGGTTCATGGTCGCTCTAATTCTCTGGTCCTTTGGATTGGTCTGGCTATTCTTTGCCTTGGCATCTATTGCGAGGAGTAAGAGCTTCCCGTTCAATattggatggtggggttTCACTTTCCCCTTGGGAGTGTACGCCACGAGCACGTGCCAGATGGGCAAGGAGCTGCCGTCGGAGTTTTTCCGGGTGTTAGGAACG ATCCTTTCGCTTTGCGTGGTGGTCTTATGGATTGTGGTCAGTATTGGGACGCT